One window of the Megalops cyprinoides isolate fMegCyp1 chromosome 2, fMegCyp1.pri, whole genome shotgun sequence genome contains the following:
- the dnajc5b gene encoding dnaJ homolog subfamily C member 5, translated as MSEQRQRTLSTSGEALYQVLGLDKTCTHEDIKRSYRKLALRYHPDKNPENPDATDKFKEINNAHAILSDITKRNIYDKYGSLGLYVSQQFGEENVNTYFMLSSWWAKGLFVICGILTGCYFCCCLCCCCNCCFGKCKPRPPGEEDPECYMSPEDLEEQIRTDMEREGDTPIVLQPTNASEKTQLIGDGHRTYT; from the exons ATGTCTGAGCAGAGGCAACGTACCCTGTCCACCTCAGGAGAGGCTCTCTACCAAGTCCTAGGCCTGGACAAAACCTGCACCCACGAAGACATTAAGAGGTCCTACAG AAAACTAGCTTTGCGTTATCACCCAGACAAGAATCCTGAAAACCCAGATGCCACCGACAAATTCAAAGAGATCAACAATGCGCACGCCATCCTATCAGACATCACCAAAAGGAACATTTACGACAAATATGGCTCCCTCGGGCTGTACGTCTCACAGCAGTTTGGCGAAGAGAACGTCAACACGTATTTCATGCTCTCCAGCTGGTGGGCAAAG GGCCTCTTTGTCATATGTGGCATACTGACGGGCTGCTACTTCTGCTGCTGCCTGTGTtgctgctgcaactgctgctTCGGGAAGTGTAAGCCACGCCCCCCCGGGGAGGAGGACCCGGAGTGCTACATGTCCCCCGAGGACCTGGAGGAGCAGATCCGCACGGACATGGAGAGGG AGGGTGACACGCCCATTGTGCTTCAGCCAACCAATGCCAGTGAGAAGACCCAGCTGATTGGAGACGGGCACCGAACCTACACTTAA